Genomic DNA from Alicyclobacillus fastidiosus:
TGTTGACCCACACATATACCTGCATGGGTAATTCAGCACCAAACGCTGCATTCATCTGGAACAATTTTTGGGTCTTCGGATTTTGTGGTGGAAAGAGACCTATAACTCGTCTCTCTCCAATTTTTCAATTAGGGTGGAAATATCTATTCCCAATACCTCTTCAACAATGGATTCTTTCTCTTTAGGTCGTCTTAGCTGCTGAAACATAGGTAACTGGTCGTTCAGTGTGTGATAATCGGCAACGAAGTTTCGTTTTTGATATTTGGGTTTTCTTACTTTTGTAAGCCCTTCAGTGAAAAGAATCTTCGCTCTAAGTGCTTCGAACGAATAACCTCTACCCAGTCGATCTATAACCCGAATAAGGCTATTCAGCGACTCTGTATAAGCGTTTGTAATCCGGTGGTCGAAGTAGGAAAATATTTCATTCTCCCATCCTTTCATAGCCTTTAACAAAGGCTCAAAAGCTGGAGAGAGTTCAGAAGGAACCTGAGAAACCCAATCTCGGTACCGTTGCATTGCTTCACTTCTTGTCGTGCTTTCCCAAATGTCAAAGAATGATTCCTTCAACTCGTAAGCCTTACCTAGTGCTTCATGATTTTGAATCCACGATTCAAGTGTAATTTGCTCCATAACGGACAACTCTTTGTTCCGTTTGAGGAGGATAAAACGGTCGTGCATTAATCCCCTACGAGCCTTTGCGGGGAGGTCTGCACGTATTTGTTTGCGAATCGTCTCCATTGCCTGGTTCGCCATACGAACGACATGGAACTTATCTACTATGATAGTTGCCTGCGGAAGAACAGACTTTACTGCATCACGATACGGTGCCCACATATCCATCGTCACGTATTGAACTCGCCCATGATTCGGCAACCGAGATAGATAGCCAATTACCGTTTCCTTGTTGCGATTGGGTAGAAGGTCAATCAGGGTCCGTTCCTCAATATTCGTGATTACACATCGAGGCTTTATGATGTGTATTTCATCAATGCCAAGCCAGCTTGGAGTTTCGAAGCGCAAAGTTTCTTCAAGCCGGTTGATATAGTCCCTGAAAATATTACGAATCGTCTTTTCGTCTAGCCCGACATCTTCAGATATACTGACAAAGGTACGCTTCAAGCTCTGTTTTTCGATATACGCCACAAGGCGCTGCGTACAGCTCCTCTTCTCGTCTACAGTGTGATCTAAACGTTCCCAGAACGTTTGATTGCATTCACGGCACTTGTATCTTTCACGGTGGATCAAGAGCCCCACACGTTTTCCGTGAATCGGCAGATCCATGCAAAGTTGTTCTCTGGAACCGTGTTTATAGAGATTGGCTACGCAGCCACAATGAGGACAAACGGTAGGTGGAGCGTTTGCCTCCAATTGAATATGAAAATCGTATTCACTTTCGGAGATTCCTAATATCTTAAAGTTTGGTAGGTTAAGAATACGCTCTGTTCGGCTTAATTGTGTATTTTTTGACCAAACTGTTGGGAGGGACGTAGGATCAGGATATAAGCCCAGAGGGAAGGTATCACGATGAACATTCGGCATCTGCGAGAAGCCCACTTCAAAAGCGGTATGGTTTGTCCGAGATGTCAAAGCAAATCAACCGTACGATACGGGAAGTTCAGCAAAACGAGTGACCGCCAACGGTACAAATGTAAGTCCTGTGGTCGTACTTTCACGGATTTAACGGGTACACCTCTTTCATATGTGAAGAAGCCCGCAAATATGTGGGACGAGGTGGCACGGTGTATGCGTGACGGGTACTCGTGTCGCCGCATCGCAAAGGAACTTGGGATTGCCGTTTCAACGGCGTTTGAATGGCGTCATCGAATCCTGGCATCCCTCCGCTCCAGAACTGATCTCGCAGTTACACTGAACGGCATTGTTGAAGCCGACGAGACGTTCTTCCGTAAGTCATATAAAGGGAGCCATTTCAAGAACAAGACGGACCCTGATGCACGCCGAGAAGAGTTTTTCAAGGCATTTGGGCGTTACCCAAGAAGGCACGGTAAAGAAGCCCATAAACGGGGTCGTAGCAAGGAACAAGTGCCCGTGCTGGTGCTACGTGACCGCACCGCTCGCACGGTGTCATTGGTAATGCCGAGTATGAAGACAGAAGAAATCTCTCGTCAATTGTTACCTGCCATCGGTTCCGACACTGTTCTTTGTACGGACGCTTACCGTGGATACAAGACCGTCTGCAAAGCCGCAGGCATCAGGCATGTGGCTCTCAATCAAAACAAAGGGGAGCGTTCGAGAGGCATCTATCATATTCAGAGTGTCAATGCATACCACAGCCGTCTGAAGGGCTGGATGGAACGTTTCAAGGGTGTCGCCACAAAGTATCTCGACAACTACATGACGTGGTTCGCTTACATTGATACAACACGTGACATTGCCAGCGGTACTTGGGAACGTCGCTTTCTTGCCATGTCTTGTATTAATAGCAAGACGGTTCGCTATAAATCTAGCACCTCTGCAGGAAAATGTGTTATTTGCCACCAACCTATAGAAGATGGACAAGGTAGTGGTAGTATGTTCTTTGTATCCCACGAAACAGGAGAACGGGAACTCGATTATCTTTGCCACGATTCTTGTTTCCATGCCTTATATAGGCAGACAGGTTGAGCGAACATTTACTCAGAAGGGAGTCAAATATGCCGATTTTAGAGACATCACGATTGGTGCTTCGCAGATGGGACGGAAAAGACATAGTGCCAATGGCAGAAATCAACGCTGATCCGGAGGTCATGCGTTGGATTGGTGGAGGCACCACTAGAACGGAAGAACAAACGAAAAGGGCTATCGAACACTGGGAAAATGAATGGAACACACAGGGTTACGGTCTACTTGCCGTAGAGGTTAAGGAATCAGGTGAACTTGCCGGATTCGTAGGTATTTCTGTTCCTACTTTTTTACCGGAAGTAATGCCTGCTGTGGAAATAGGTTGGCGGCTCGGGCGTTCCTTCTGGGGAAAAGGCATTGCCACGGAGGCAGCAAGGGAGGTTCTACGTTTCGGATTCGTGGATTGCGGCTTGACCGAGATTCTAAGCATTTGTCAGGTTGGCAATGACGCATCAGAACGCATCATGCAAAAACTTGGAATGCACTTGGAGCGAGAAACGATTGATCCCACCTGTGGTCGTCCAGTAAAGGTCTATGCTATCACCTCTCCGGTGGCGAAGTAAGATCCCTAATGAAAGCAATCTGTACGTGAGAACATCGCCCCCTATGTAAGAACTTGTCGAGTATGAGCGACGTTCCCCTCTGTCCTCAAAATCCACAATTTATCCGAACAGAGCGTAAGAATATCAGCAGTCATAGAGTTCCTTCCTTCGTTTAGATTTCATGCCATGTTTCGCCCTGGGCGCGTTACGGTTACACCTTAGTGTGGCTCTAGTCCTCACAGAACTCAAGAAGTGTACGTCTGATCCTAGTTTGTTAAGTAGGGCCTGCTGAATGAATTGAAATCCCAGTAGTAGCAAGGGTTTCGGGTGTGTTTTGTCGAATACAAGTGTATGGATTTTGAGCGGAACGTGCGAAAAACCGTGCACTTGGAGGACGGACAATGTACGCGAATCATCAAGATCAACAGATACTCCCCGGCGACTTCTTTCTACCGTTCGGTGGTCGACTCAGAGAAGATAATCGTTGGGTTGAGCTCTCCTATCTCATCCCGTGGCGGCGCGTGGAACAAGAATACAGCAAACACTTTAGCAAGGACCTTCGAGGCGGGCGCGCAATGTCCGTTAGAATGGCGCTTGGTGCGCTCATCATTCAGGAACGTGAAGGCTTTTCAGACCGCCACTTGGTTCAACACATCACGGAAAACCCGTACCTGCAGTACTTCCTCGGTCTTGAGGCATATCAGGAAGAACCGCCTTTTGATCCTTCTCTGCTGACATACTTTCGTAAGCGGCTTGGCCCTGATGCTATTAACCAAGTGAATGAGTGGATTGTGCAGGCAGCACGTGAGGAAGAAGAGGATGGAGACGACAACGGTCCCAAAGACAATCCTCCAACCTCCTCCGGGGAAGATGCAAACGGTCGTCCACAAGCAGAATCTCAAGAACCACGCGCGCATCAAGGGAAGCTTATTCTGGATGCAACCTGCGCGCCTGCAGATATTGCGTATCCGACAGACCTGACACTGTTGAACACAGCGCGTGAGAAGTTGGAGGACATCATCGACACACTCCATGCGTCACATGTCGGCTACATGAAGAAACCTAGAGACCGGCGGCGCCAAGCGCGTCGTGACTACTTGCGAACGGCAAAGAACCGAAAGCCAAGCCGGTCAGAGATTCGTAAGGCTATTGGGCGACAGTTGCGCTATGTGGCAAGGGACTTGAGATTCATTGAACAACTGGCAGAACATACACCGCTTACTACCCTCTCGCGGAAACAATACCGCGATCTCTTGGTTATTGGCGAGTTGCATCGCCAACAACGAGAGATGTATCGCACGCGAAGCCACCGGGTTGACGACAGAATCGTCAGCATCGCACAGCCAGACGTTCGACCCATTGTACGTGGAAAAGCAAAAGCGAATGTGGAGTTCGGTTCAAAGGTCGCCATCAGTGTTGTGGACGGATACGCCATGATGGAGAAGACAAGCTGGGATAGCTTCAATGAGGGAACGACCCTGATTGAATCCGTAGAGCGGTATGTTGAGCGCTTCGGTTGCTATCCGGAAGCCGTTCTGGCGGACAAAATCTATCGAACGCGAGAGAACCTCAGGTACTGCAAGGAACACGGAATCCGGTTGAGCGGGCCGAAACTTGGTCGTCCGCCAAAGCATGTGGAGCCAGGAGAAAAGCAACAAGAGCGCGAGGACGTGGGTGAGCGTAACGCGGTGGAAGGGAAATTTGGCGAAGCCAAGCGAAACTATGGGCTTGGCTTGATTCGAGCACGGCTTCGTCAGACGAGCGAGACTGTGATCGCCCTGCAACTGTTGGTCATGAACCTCGAAAAGAGGCTGCGGCTTCTTTTCTGGCTCTTGTTTGGAGAACTCTTTGAGGTTGATTTTTGCATCATGGGGCCTGTGTATTAAATCGTTCAGCAGGCCCTAAGTAAGAGTGGAGCCGCCTAATTCAAGAATGCTGATGGTATTCATTGTAACTACTTCCGCGGCCACACTGAATGTTTCTTTTCCGCGATTTCAACCCCCTCGTGCACAATGGTTAATCGGAAACGTTACGGACAATACGTTTTTATCGGGGCTCCAAATAACTGGAATCAGTCTGATTTGTGGTCATCACGAGTATGATAGGCCAATTTTTCGGATAAGAAGATAAAAGACTGAGGACGCATCGAAATGAGGTTTCCATTGTAACGCAGGGGGTAAAGGAGTGTTTCTTAAACGTAAGTCTAGGCAAGACACAGCAAGGATTCTCAAAACGCTGTACGGGTCACTGTCATGGTTTTTGTTAACCACGTTGAGTGGAGTCTTGGGTGGGCTTCTGGTCATTCCTCAAACTTATCTGTTCGCCCGACTCATCACAGGCATCCCAGCCCATCTAAACGATGAATCCATGATGTTTAGGGTGTGGTGGTTGCTAGGCGGTGCCATTCTCATGCGAGGCGCTTGTAGATACATCATGGAATGGAGCGGTGGACATCTTTCCGTTGGGGTCAAAACTGCTATGCGTCGGACTTTATTAAACCATCTCATTCGGTTTGGTCAAACTGGTTTACATCGGGAACAAGTTGGCGAGTGGATTCAGACCACCTATACGGATATCGAGAATGTAGAACCATTTTTCCGATTGGCTCTTCCGCAGATGATTTTCGCGGTTGTTCTCCCATCAGCGGTCCTCATCGTTGTGTTTTGGATCGACTGGATTTCCGGTCTCATCCTCCTTGTTACGGCTCCGCTGATTCCTTTTTTATGACGCTCCTCGGACGCCTGGCAAAGTCAAGAACTACTCGTCGATGGGAAACCATGCGCCAACTTGGGGGACATTTTTACGATATTGTGAGCGGGCTGACCACGCTTAAATGGTTCAACCGTAGCAAGGCCCAGGTCAGTGTGGTGGCTAAGGTTGGCGAAGCGTATCGGCGAGCCACCATGGACACACTCAAGCTTGCGTTTTTATCCTCGTTTGTCCTGGAATTGCTCGCCACCCTGGGCACGGCAATGGTTGCAGTCGGCGTTGGATTAAGACTGTTGACCGGACATCTCTCATTTACCGACGGGTTGACGACCATCATGCTCGCAGGTGAGTTTTATCTACCATTGCGCAGCCTAGGTGGTCAGTTTCATGCCAGTATGGAAGGGCGCGTTGCCCTGCAGCACATCAATTCCATACTCGATTCTCCGACCCCTGGGTGGACGGTCCCATTGGACAGGGCCATACCATCGGTATCTGTAAACGTTCAAACGACTACCAGTTCAACCTTTCCTCAAACCAATCACCCCATCATTCGCGTTGAGAACGTAATCTATACGTACCCTGAGGCTACTACTCCGGCCTTAGACAGTGTCTCTGTATCCGTGTACGCCGGAGAACGTGTGGCGATCATCGGGCCATCCGGAGCGGGAAAGAGTACCCTATTCTCCTTGCTCCTTGGTTTTGTTCGTCCACAGCACGGATCCGTTTATGTCCATGCTGAGCGCTTGTCCGAGAGAACCATTGCCGCGTGGCGTCACGACGTTGCCTACATTGGACAGCAGCCACACATATTTAGCGGCTCTGTCCTTGAGAACCTCAAACTGGCACGTCCTGCCGCTGAGTTCAATGAGATACAGCGGGTGGCTGAACAAACGGGGGTCGCTGAGTTTGTTCAACATTTAACCCACGGTTATCATACGAAAATTGGCAGCGGAGGCGTTCCTCTGAGTGCCGGGCAGATACAGCGCATTGCTTTAGCAAGGGCCTTGTTAAAATCATGTTCTGTGTGGCTGCTTGACGAGCCGACCGCCCATCTCGATGTGGAAAGCGAACGGTGGTTTATGGAGGTACTCAGACATCTGCCGCCATCTCAGACGGTTCTCATCATTGCCCACCGTCTAAGCACGGTAGAGCGGATGAACAAGGCGTTTCTGGTGCAAAACGGTCGGGTGACCACAGTCGTATCACCCAAGGACTTGGATGAGCGTAAGAAATGGTACGAGGAACTGGGTCTACATTCATTACGATCAGGAGGGTAACAGGATGCGCCGAGTTGTTTTGGAGCCATTTCATCGGAGATGGCGACAGATACTGTTATCAGTCGCACTTGGCTTTTTGACGGTTGGAGCCAACATCGCGCTCATGGCCACCGCTGGCTTTCTGATCGCCAAAGCGGCAACCCATCCATCGACCATCTTACTGCTTTGGGTGCCCATTGTTTCCGTTCGTTTTTTCGGTATAGCGCGAGCAGCTTTCCGTTATATAGAACGACTCACTTCACATGATGCGACGTTTCGAATCTTGTCTGACTTGCGTACGCGCTTATATAGGGTCCTTGAACCACGCTGGCCAGCAGCATTTTCGAAGTGGACGATGGGGAAATTGATGAATACGATGATGAACGATATCGAAGCATTACAAAATGTGTTTCTTCGAGTTATAGCTCCTCCTGCGGTTGCCATTTTGGCAGCAGGGCTGTCGTTAGCCATCATCACACCAAAAGGCGGGTTCAGTTTAGCTTGCGCCTTATTGATGGGATTAACTATGGTCGGCGTAATTTTTCCTGTTGTCGCCCATCTCAGTAGTCGTCGCTTACACAAGGAAGGTATCGACGAGCGCACCACTTTGTCTCAGCAAATTTCCGATATGATTACAGGCATGGCGGATCTCATCATGACTGACGACGGCGGACGAAATTTTTTGTCCGCGCTAGATGAGCGACAAAAGAGACTCAATGCCATTCAATTACGCTTGACTTGGAGGCAGGGTCTGCTAGAGGGGCTAATCACGGTAACCACCGCAGGAACCGCATGGGCCATGCTGATGCTTGCGTTACCTCGTGTCCAGCATGGTCTCCTCACTAGTGTGATGCTCTGTGTCGTAATTTTGACTGCTTTGACCAGCTTTGAGGCGGTACTGCCGCTTCCAAACGCCTTTGCGACACTCGGCGAAAGCATCTCGGCGTTCCGGAGATTACAGGATATCGAAAACTGGCCGATACCGGCACCAGATCCTGGCCCAAAGTCAACTACGGTAGAGTCGTCTCAATCGATTGACACATCGTCACAATCCCAGTTAAGCCTTGAAAATCTGCAATCCAAGCCCCTGCTCGATAGCTCATGTCCAAAGTCATGGCACATTCAAGCGAAACACGTATCGTTCGCCTACACGTCCCCACAGCGCAATGTACTGACGGACATCACATTTGATGCTTGGCCAGGTAAACATATCGCGATTGTCGGCCACAATGGCGCTGGTAAGAGTACCTTAATTCAGTTGCTGACGCGATTATGGGATGTTCAAGACGGGGCCATCAAGATTGACGGTGTAGATATACGTCAATTACCCGGTGAGACTGTGCGCGCAGGGTTCGCAGTGGTGAGTGCCCATGCGCATATATTCCATGCCTCCATCGCGGACAATTTGAAAATTGCAAAGCCAACAGCCAGTATGGAAGAGTTGTATCACGTCGTACAGGCAGCCCAGTTGCAGGAATGGATTGAACAATTACCAGATGGATATGACACCCTTGTAGGGGAGGTCGGTCTTGCACCTTCCGGGGGACAGCGCCAACGTATTGCTATTGCCCGTGCCATTTTAGCGAATCCGAAAGTGTTCCTTCTGGATGAGCCGCTTGAATCCCTTGATTCCAAAACTGCACCACGGGTTCAGGCGATGTTGGAGGAGGTTACTCGGCACAAAACGGCGATTTGGATCACGCATCAGTTACGAACGTTAGGTCCGATGGACGAGATTTTAGTTCTGCATGAGGGGAGAATCATCGAACGTGGCCGACATGCCGAATTGCTTAATCAAAATGGACGTTATCGGCAAATGTGGGACATCGAGCAGAACATGTTTCCGTGAGTTAATAGTCCAAGTGACCGCCAAGTTCCAAGCGCCGACGAAACACCCAATAGGTCCATGCTTGATAAACCAAAACGATAGGCAACACGCTCAAAGCAACGGCTGTCATCACCGTTAACGAATAATGACCACTTGCTGCGTTATAAATCGTTAAGTCCCAAGCGGGATTCAATGAACTAATCATGACACGAGGGAACAAGTCGTAAAACACAGTTGCGGTGGAACATGCGATGGTCAAGGCACTCAGCAAAAACGCCCAGCCATCATGTTCGGTATAGATGAGGAATGGTACAGACAGTAGCGCCATACCCGCAAGAACCGGCAAACTTCCCGGATCGAGGCCAACTTTTTGGAAGAGGTCCGTTTGAAAGTAACTGTAGATGACAAATAAGAACATGGCGATGGATGTCCAGACCCCAATCCGCTTGGCCACGAACCTCGCCTTTGCCCGAAGATCTCCACCCAAGCGCAGTGTCAGGAATAGCGCACCATGCAGCACGCACATCAATGCCATGGCGACTCCACCAAGTACCGTAAACGGACTAATCAAATCCCAGAAGGTGCCGACATAATTCATATGAGCATCAATGGGAACACCTTTCATCAGGTTGGCTAGCGCGACGCCCCACAAGACGGGAGGCAATAAGCTGCCCACACATGCAGCCCAATCCCAAAATGTACGCCAACCGGAATGACTCAGTTTGCTGCGGAACTCAAAAGCCACTCCGCGTGCCATCAAAGCAAGTAGTAAGACGAACAAGGCGACATAAAAGCCGCTGAATAGAGTGGCGTACCAATTCGGGAAAGCAGCAAACATGGAAGCACCGGCTGAAATGAACCATACTTCGTTGGCGTCCCAGAAAGGTCCAATACTGTTGATGAGTAGTCTTCGTTGTTCATCTGTTTTCCCCAAAAAGGGAGTCAGGATGCCCACGCCAAAATCGAACCCTTCAAGCACAAAAAAACCGGTGAACAGCACGGCAATAATGATAAACCACAAGGCATTGAGACTCATGAAGATCACCCTAACTGAGTTGATTTTACATGTCTATAGAGAACCATCGTCCATTTAAGGTTCGAAAACGGGTCGAACGGATTTTGCGTCCATTTCATCAGGACCAAGTTCAGAATCCGGCCCCTTACGAATGAACTTGACGAATAGGTATACATCCACTACTGCGAATGCAGCATACACTGCGCCAAAACTGAGAATTGTCATCCAAACCAACGGTGCTCCGACCGTTGGTGAAATACTATCTGTCGTCTTTAGTAAGCCATTCACCGCCCAAGGTTGCCTCCCCATCTCCGTCATTAGCCAGCCGGTAGTATTGGCGATAAACGGAAGGCAAATCGCCCAAGGCATCAGCCGTAAATACGTACGCCGCTTTACTAGCCATTCATCATCCTTCAGTCCACGGAATGCACCGTATAAGGCGAGTAGAATCATCAAAGTACCAGCCAGGACCATCACGCGAAACGTCCAAAAGGTCACCCAGACAGAGGGAACGTAATTCCCTGGACCGTATTGATGGACATATTGTGCCTGCAATTCGTCAATGCCAGTCACCGCACCATAAGTATGGTTGTACGAAAGTATGCTGAGCGCATACGGAATCTCGATGTCAATTGGATTCCGGTGATGTGCGGCATCAATCCAAGCGACGAGCGACCATGGAGCGTGGTATGGGCTAGTGTGCCAGAGTGCTTCAGAGGCAGCCATCTTCATGGGCTGTGTGTGGATCAAAAGTTGTCCCTGAGCATGCCCTACAACAGCAACCAACACACTCGAAATAAGCCCTGTATACACGGCAATCCGAAACGATTGGGCAAATAACTTGACCTCGCGTCGTCGAAATAGATAGTAGGCACTGACACCCGCTACGAAAAAGGCCCCGGTGGTAATCGCACCGAGCCAAACGTGAGGAAATTCGACCCGTAATTGCGGGTTGGTTATCAGTGCCCCAAAACTATTCATTTCCGCGCGCCCATGGGCGATCGTATAACCAACTGGCTCTTGCATAAATGCATTTGCTGTCAGAATCCAAAACGCGGATATACTCACGCCAATGGCCACCATCCAGATGGAGAATAAATGTACCTTTGGAGGCAGCTTATCCCACCCAAACAACCAAGCTCCGATGAACGCAGAT
This window encodes:
- a CDS encoding ISL3 family transposase — translated: MTSRTNHTAFEVGFSQMPNVHRDTFPLGLYPDPTSLPTVWSKNTQLSRTERILNLPNFKILGISESEYDFHIQLEANAPPTVCPHCGCVANLYKHGSREQLCMDLPIHGKRVGLLIHRERYKCRECNQTFWERLDHTVDEKRSCTQRLVAYIEKQSLKRTFVSISEDVGLDEKTIRNIFRDYINRLEETLRFETPSWLGIDEIHIIKPRCVITNIEERTLIDLLPNRNKETVIGYLSRLPNHGRVQYVTMDMWAPYRDAVKSVLPQATIIVDKFHVVRMANQAMETIRKQIRADLPAKARRGLMHDRFILLKRNKELSVMEQITLESWIQNHEALGKAYELKESFFDIWESTTRSEAMQRYRDWVSQVPSELSPAFEPLLKAMKGWENEIFSYFDHRITNAYTESLNSLIRVIDRLGRGYSFEALRAKILFTEGLTKVRKPKYQKRNFVADYHTLNDQLPMFQQLRRPKEKESIVEEVLGIDISTLIEKLERDEL
- a CDS encoding IS1595 family transposase, with protein sequence MVCPRCQSKSTVRYGKFSKTSDRQRYKCKSCGRTFTDLTGTPLSYVKKPANMWDEVARCMRDGYSCRRIAKELGIAVSTAFEWRHRILASLRSRTDLAVTLNGIVEADETFFRKSYKGSHFKNKTDPDARREEFFKAFGRYPRRHGKEAHKRGRSKEQVPVLVLRDRTARTVSLVMPSMKTEEISRQLLPAIGSDTVLCTDAYRGYKTVCKAAGIRHVALNQNKGERSRGIYHIQSVNAYHSRLKGWMERFKGVATKYLDNYMTWFAYIDTTRDIASGTWERRFLAMSCINSKTVRYKSSTSAGKCVICHQPIEDGQGSGSMFFVSHETGERELDYLCHDSCFHALYRQTG
- a CDS encoding GNAT family N-acetyltransferase, which encodes MPILETSRLVLRRWDGKDIVPMAEINADPEVMRWIGGGTTRTEEQTKRAIEHWENEWNTQGYGLLAVEVKESGELAGFVGISVPTFLPEVMPAVEIGWRLGRSFWGKGIATEAAREVLRFGFVDCGLTEILSICQVGNDASERIMQKLGMHLERETIDPTCGRPVKVYAITSPVAK
- the cydC gene encoding thiol reductant ABC exporter subunit CydC, whose translation is MRRVVLEPFHRRWRQILLSVALGFLTVGANIALMATAGFLIAKAATHPSTILLLWVPIVSVRFFGIARAAFRYIERLTSHDATFRILSDLRTRLYRVLEPRWPAAFSKWTMGKLMNTMMNDIEALQNVFLRVIAPPAVAILAAGLSLAIITPKGGFSLACALLMGLTMVGVIFPVVAHLSSRRLHKEGIDERTTLSQQISDMITGMADLIMTDDGGRNFLSALDERQKRLNAIQLRLTWRQGLLEGLITVTTAGTAWAMLMLALPRVQHGLLTSVMLCVVILTALTSFEAVLPLPNAFATLGESISAFRRLQDIENWPIPAPDPGPKSTTVESSQSIDTSSQSQLSLENLQSKPLLDSSCPKSWHIQAKHVSFAYTSPQRNVLTDITFDAWPGKHIAIVGHNGAGKSTLIQLLTRLWDVQDGAIKIDGVDIRQLPGETVRAGFAVVSAHAHIFHASIADNLKIAKPTASMEELYHVVQAAQLQEWIEQLPDGYDTLVGEVGLAPSGGQRQRIAIARAILANPKVFLLDEPLESLDSKTAPRVQAMLEEVTRHKTAIWITHQLRTLGPMDEILVLHEGRIIERGRHAELLNQNGRYRQMWDIEQNMFP
- the cydB gene encoding cytochrome d ubiquinol oxidase subunit II — translated: MSLNALWFIIIAVLFTGFFVLEGFDFGVGILTPFLGKTDEQRRLLINSIGPFWDANEVWFISAGASMFAAFPNWYATLFSGFYVALFVLLLALMARGVAFEFRSKLSHSGWRTFWDWAACVGSLLPPVLWGVALANLMKGVPIDAHMNYVGTFWDLISPFTVLGGVAMALMCVLHGALFLTLRLGGDLRAKARFVAKRIGVWTSIAMFLFVIYSYFQTDLFQKVGLDPGSLPVLAGMALLSVPFLIYTEHDGWAFLLSALTIACSTATVFYDLFPRVMISSLNPAWDLTIYNAASGHYSLTVMTAVALSVLPIVLVYQAWTYWVFRRRLELGGHLDY